In the Triticum aestivum cultivar Chinese Spring chromosome 2B, IWGSC CS RefSeq v2.1, whole genome shotgun sequence genome, cctcattgtcctctgccatgtggttcttccttcctcgatcttgattactgagaagaaacagaccacagtgaggatttgtcgagcttcataggtgcctcacccaaacttgatgccaaatgaatgatgcatcaccatgatgacctatcgatgctcatggtcgcgcctcatggttgcgtcggctggtgaagctgatcgattttcaatgaaaaacaagctgtcttccatcagtgctctttgcttgttacgcacaaagatgatatccttcgtcagttcaccttggttgcgttggaggcgcagtcgtctttcacgttggtgcaattttatcacacaattggctatgaaccaaatgtttcctcgaagaaggatcgacgttgatactaagagcataagttttgtattgatttctaagccttctcacaactttttctccagctcccctgtaattttatttgtccagctattaactttgactagttgaatgcccgtgcgttgccacggacatACGAAGTATGATGTGAAAAGATTACTCGACAAAGTCATAGCATGGACTTGGATATTTTAAATGAGTGCTTTTTATGGAATATATTTCGACAAAAGAACAATGTCAAAGGTAATTCAAAATCTATGAACATGGACAAACTTGTTTTTAAATGTAGATAATAACTAAATCATCCGTGAAATTAGTACATCCCTTAAAACACCATAGATACAAACAAACATGACGAAACAGTCATCTACATAGTAGATACAAACCAAGTACGTGATAACTACACTTGCAAATTGAAACACACAATCATGCGTAATAGACATAACCAATGTCTACTATCTGTACTACATGCGGCGAGCTTTCttgataattattttatttttcacATGGAAAAATTTATGTATcataaaaactaaacagaaacatCACTCGAAGAAAGACAAGATAGTAacttggaataaataaaaaagaaaattgCTCCAGTAGAAGCATATGCAGAGCGATACGTACAATCATCTATATAAACTGCTTGCTGATAATTAAGCGCAAACCAGGCCGTGGCCGCCTGGTCCGCTCGATTGTCAGGCAACGGCATATCCCATGTTCGAAGTCCCTGTACGCTGACTTCCTGATATTTTTTGCAAGTATTAATTAAAATCAAGGGGTATATTTTGCGAGAATTAATTAAAATCCAGAGGCATTCCTGTAAAATACAACATGCATAGCTCACAACGCGCGTAGGCAACCATTGATATGTGGCCCAGCGACAGACTGGAATGCCACGCGGGAACTCGATACGGCGGCATACGTCCAGAGGCACCGTAGACAAGTTACGACATCACTTTTGTCAAGTTTAGGCACCAAACTAACCGCGCCGGACAAGTTAGGACACCTGTAGTGTATTTAACTCTATCAATTATCATTAGTCAATTCTATATATCAAGATTATCTCTGTGTTAGTAAGTATTATACGCCTGCATACCTACGAAAGTGTTTTTTGGACATCTCTGGACTTCCTGGAATTCATATATACAACTATGATTTAAATAGAGGTATAATTTTTTTTCAGTGAGCAGTATCATAattcatatgcaacatgcaaaataaaatgttaaAAGGCCTACATCTAAGATTTTTGATAGCCCTGACAACCGTCTAAATACCTCGGTTCTATTCCATTgacccaaaataaatgtctcaattttatactccctccatccgaaaatacttgtcttcaaaatgaataaaaagagatgcatctagaactaaaataagtctagataaatcctcttttattcattttgatgacaagtatttccgaacggagagagtgctaactttaatacaaaattgtactaagattggacatttattttgggacgatGTGAGTATATGCTACTCCAATCTATATAAAATATAGAGCCTTGTGACAAAAAACTGGAGTATTCTACATCGGTGACTCTCAGTCTCACTTTCTTCTCACGGCTCACCCCTTTCCCCTTCAGCTAGCCACCCAGCTCCCCTCATCCTCTGTGCAGCCGCCGGCGCATCACGGCGCGCATCCGCACACCGTGTGGTGCGAGGCACCCATCCCAGCCCAACTTCCCACCCCCCCCGCCTCCGCACCATCCCTACCGCTTGCTGCGCCGTCGCGAGCCTCCCGCACCCGCCCCCATCACTCCCTGATGTCCGGCGAGATCTGGGGGGCAGCGCTCTCGCGGACGCGCGCGCAGTCTGGGCGGCGGCATCCACCGCGCGGCGCCCCTGCCCCGCGTCCCCCACCCCGCGCCGCTCCGCTCCGCTGCGATGGTGCCACCGGTCGGAATCTTCTGGTGGCAACGCCCGGCGACAGGCGCACGCCGTGCAGCGCGAGGAGACCCTGCAGCAAGCCGTGCTCGCCCGGATGGGCGGAGATCGAGCAGGAGTGGATTCCGTGGTGCACGACGACGCCGACGGCTTCTCTTCGCCACCGAGCTCTGCTCCCCTCCCTCTGCGTCAGAATCAAGGTGCCCACGGATCTTCTTACCTTGTCACTGTCGGCTCCCCCCTCTCCCTCCACGTTCTGCATTGGTAGCTGTGTTGGATGTACACAGTTTGAACGCTTGCTAGATGATTAGTAATATGTATACGGTTAGGATTAAGTTGTTTATTTTGTGAGATGAGGATACAACTTTTTCTCGGGGTTGTTTGGATTCAGAATTTTAGCCAATTATGCTTCCATAAACTCGTTTGAAGGCCTAACAACCTGAAATTAGTTAGCGTAAAAAAGTATAGTTTTTTTAGGGGCAGAACAAGTAaaactttttttttgaatattCTCAAGATTTGAAGACAATTAGACACACTGAACTGGTTCCTAGTTCCTACATCAGGACTACTACCAAATGACGAACTAAAATGCCATGGTAGCATCAGCCTTATTATTCTTACTCTGTGGGATTTTTCACCGGTGCATGCAACTACACCAGACCCTGGCAACTGCAGCATTCGCACTTGACCAAAGAAGCTCCGCTTTTTTCACGCGGAGAACAAACCATATGGCTCGCCCCAACCATGGTGCAAGTTCATCTGAACATGATCATGCCGCTCGCAAAGTGGAGTACAAGCGCACGACGACGTTTACTCCAATGGTCACTGCAAAGATGATGGCGAGAATGGCCATTGAAGCAGCTCTATGATCCATGGTCACCACGGCTACACCCTTTGCTGCTGCCTTCTTGCTGCCGCCATCTTGTCCAAGCTTCATCCCTGTCTCATTCCACCCCGTGTTCGTTGGTCTCTTCTTCTCTGCTGGTTTAAACAGAGCTGGCAGTGAAGGACATGCGGGTGAGTTGATGGGCGCGACCCGCTCTTGTGCAGGCGGTTTCTGCttcgacacattctccactgtTGCTGTTTCGGTCATGGTATCCACTTTCAGTTGCTCTGAGATCTGTGACTGATGCGCTGTCATCTGTGTTGATGAGGTCTGTTGATCACCGCCATGGCCGTGCCCGATATGTTCTTCATGGGTGATCTCCGGGCTATTGATGGGAAGGAAGCTTTCATCGGAATTCTTCACACCTTCGGTGGCATTTGGTGTGACCTCATTCTCGACGCAGCTCTTCACTGAATTTTGGTCAGGATTCTTCATATCTTCACTGTCCGGATCATTAATGATCTCGGCACTTTCCTGGCTTGCGTTTGGATCCAAATTATCTGTAGGTTTGCTATCCAATTCATCAGCAAGAATTTCATCCACCTGCTCCTGAATCTCTTGAAGCTCCTCTACTTCCTTACCATCCAACCCATCAGCTTCAACCTCTCTAACCTCCCTGCCCAGATTCTCATCAGATTGATCAGACTTCTGTTGCTCCTTCTCCACGACCCCGCCATCCAGAACGTCGTCCTCCTTGCCGCAGCGGTCCTTCTTGGCGCCCTTTCCGTCACCGTGGCGCCGCCACGCGACGACGGCGGCACCGGCGATCGCGCCCCCGACGAGGAGCAGCGCCCCGACGCCCTGCGgcgtgccgacgcgcgcgcacaTGCGGGTCCTCATggcgccgccgcgcctcgccacCTCCTCTCGCGATTCTTGCGCGGTGCAAAGATCAGAACAAGTAAAACTTGGTTTTAGTACAACAGGAAAAGTGGGTTTTAGTAGTTTTTCTATAAACCATTTTAGTCCTTCCTATTCAGAAAGGCATGGCTTGAAACTTGCAAAAAAAAACTGTGGTCAAAGAGGCTAAGCTTCCTTTTCCTGGAG is a window encoding:
- the LOC123039121 gene encoding uncharacterized protein, which codes for MDLDILNECFLWNIFRQKNNVKASHPAPLILCAAAGASRRASAHRVVRGTHPSPTSHPPRLRTIPTACCAVASLPHPPPSLPDVRRDLGGSALADARAVWAAASTARRPCPASPTPRRSAPLRWCHRSESSGGNARRQAHAVQREETLQQAVLARMGGDRAGVDSVVHDDADGFSSPPSSAPLPLRQNQA
- the LOC123043960 gene encoding uncharacterized protein, which gives rise to MRTRMCARVGTPQGVGALLLVGGAIAGAAVVAWRRHGDGKGAKKDRCGKEDDVLDGGVVEKEQQKSDQSDENLGREVREVEADGLDGKEVEELQEIQEQVDEILADELDSKPTDNLDPNASQESAEIINDPDSEDMKNPDQNSVKSCVENEVTPNATEGVKNSDESFLPINSPEITHEEHIGHGHGGDQQTSSTQMTAHQSQISEQLKVDTMTETATVENVSKQKPPAQERVAPINSPACPSLPALFKPAEKKRPTNTGWNETGMKLGQDGGSKKAAAKGVAVVTMDHRAASMAILAIIFAVTIGVNVVVRLYSTLRAA